Proteins found in one Crassostrea angulata isolate pt1a10 chromosome 3, ASM2561291v2, whole genome shotgun sequence genomic segment:
- the LOC128179081 gene encoding uncharacterized protein LOC128179081: MSADEISISARNDTIIVKFGEKLYQKHGHLTHLYTHVSQKMRELGRLIISLRELDEDIHSLEDAILPQKFPAVVKCTRTLCGFNDNTNSYANPSLALKLGHSLKKCAKIKASMALIEGSEDMRKNADAFYTLCENEWSDSISSSALQTLTANKMNKGQGLPLTEDIKKIQSMLKEKNEKLVVLLQKSVKKSIWDELNQTTLARIVMFNRRRGGEAERITVQAFCEKRSKNDSLKEIEDSLKPVEKLLCKTFSRVEIRGKRGRTVPILLTPALEKSINLLIETRKLAGVNPQNPYVFARSSFDSLNPIRSSDCLRKFAVECGVTKATNITSTKLRKHVATVSQILNLEKNDLEIMAGFLGHDIRIHNSFYRLPNDTLQIARMGTILTAFDNGDISKYSGKSLDEIACEEINLGEDEEVEDDEVENDDENPDEYEAVRQNEMEQKAKHPRGKDLCRLKEEEVNIIRKIFKMNILEHKELRKREYEKAMDEYKELRRLSWKKIKNTVHNFITLEKKKIKKMQARSRKSCIQMQN; encoded by the exons atgtcTGCAGACGAAATTAGCATTTCAGCTAGAAATGATACAATAATTGtgaaatttggagaaaaattatatcaaaagcATGGACACTTGACTCACTTATACACACATGTTAGCCAAAAAATGAGAGAATTAGGAAGGCTTATCATTTCACTGAGAGAACTTGATGAAGACATTCATTCACTTGAAGATGCTATTCTACCTCAGAAATTCCCAGCTGTAGTGAAATGCACAAGAACATTGTGTGGATTCAATGATAATACAAATTCATATGCAAACCCATCATTGGCTCTTAAGTTGGGTCATTCTTTGAAGAAATGTGCCAAAATAAAAGCATCTATGGCTCTGATTGAAGGAAGTGAAGATATGAGAAAAAATGCAGATGCATTTTATACTCTTTGTGAAAATGAATGGAGTGATTCCATTTCAAGCAGTGCTTTACAAACTTTAACGGCAAACAAAATGAACAAAGGTCAAGGACTTCCTTTAACAGAAGAcatcaaaaaaattcaaagcatGTTAAAGGAAAAAAACGAAAAACTAGTTGTTTTGTTACAGAAATCTGTAAAAAAATCCATCTGGGATGAATTGAATCAAACGACATTAGCAAGAATTGTAATGTTTAATAGAAGGAGAGGAGGTGAAGCAGAAAGAATAACTGTTCAAGCTTTTTGtgaaaagagatctaaaaatgACTCGCTTAAAGAAATTGAAGATTCTCTAAAACCAGTGGAAAAACTTTTATGTAAAACTTTCTCCCGTGTTGAAATACGGGGGAAACGAGGCCGCACTGTTCCTATCCTGCTAACTCCAGCACTTGAAAAAAGCATTAATTTGCTTATTGAAACAAGAAAACTGGCTGGCGTGAATCCCCAAAATCCGTATGTCTTTGCAAGATCAAGCTTTGATTCTCTGAATCCTATTCGAAGTTCGGATTGCCTTAGAAAATTTGCAGTAGAATGCGGCGTTACAAAAGCTACAAATATAACAAGTACTAAACTAAGAAAGCATGTAGCGACAGTTTCCCAAATCctcaatttggaaaaaaatgatcTGGAAATCATGGCAGGCTTTCTTGGGCATGACATAAGGATTCACAATTCCTTTTACCGACTTCCAAATGACACACTGCAGATAGCAAGAATGGGAACAATTTTAACAGCATTTGACAATGGTGACATTTCAAAGTATAGTGGGAAGTCTCTGGATGAAATTGCCTGtgaag AAATAAACTTGGGTGAGGATGAGGAAGTTGAAGATGATGAGGTTGAAAATGATGATGAAAATCCAGATGAATATGAAGCAGTCAGACAAAATGAAATGGAACAAAAAGCTAAACACCCAAGAG GAAAAGATTTGTGCCGACTAAAGGAGGAAGAAGTTAACATTATAagaaagattttcaaaatgaatattttagaaCACAAAGAGCTACGGAAAAGAGAATATGAGAAAGCAATGGATGAATATAAAGAGTTGAGAAGATTAAgctggaaaaaaattaaaaatactgtgCACAATTTCATTAcactggagaaaaaaaaaattaagaaaatgcaAGCAAGGAGTAGAAAATCTTGCATTCAGATGCAGAATTAA
- the LOC128175193 gene encoding uncharacterized protein LOC128175193, whose product MNINTPVVFEASDVNDVIASDNNLDYSSQSTESTVETNSQGSEWIPSSQDSETSPNALKRQALDSFLEMCGVSPVKKTLTTSWQDSSERTKSDYIRKSKQIFTEVLKVLTPGQEDIVSEIVLASRQEETVNMLEVVSLAYKQATDWGTQRQILSLIATEYSLKEIARYIPELSKYKYSMARKHSQTTGCGQPHTHTIERREHLSDLQISHFLDFIMSPAVMTDVPFGEIHLKLSTGEKIDVPKIILNSVRSRVVEQYRSFCMESDFQQCASDRTYMRILQAVDPSIRKCMKGLDNYAAEGAKAFEECCKVVSTLGRIGMGAEWTEDTKSAMMAAKQYLKMEYKMHVSNQSEIPDHCCQFALSLGNGEFSSFCGHQHDKSCSNCEGLRKAIDSIENAVKSSKVQYESEDQKDEIQYTFSQGCKAIEEWKKHILRTVNQDGARTEILRNLSEDEVFIERDWAMKFLPMVYRESQSKWFAKRGINWHISVGSYLKNGVINSHTVVHLFDNATQDAVTSNAILLDTLKKLHEINPMLKKAYIRSDNAGCFHSYSSVFGIIGINRESPISVSRVDFADPQGGKSICDRRAAHLKSTVAKYVNEGNDVRTASEFLAAIKNSNSVNTSIVVATPSTAKQNVKVLKQCPLKNITSFYNFLFKADGMEVWKQYGIGSGQFIPYRFCFEDDVEVYEVEIVENFNTVLRLKPVVMGKEKLDDNADNVDQPAAMQPDDNQEAFENGLFSCPETNCRSTFTKYGNLMLHLDIGNHSLIKSSLLLSDRAKLSYSSKIEQKCITMPQMDPKEILSNTAELEKGWALKCKREIKRFSERQKSFLIQKFDMGDKSGMKCDPEDVSAEMRTVRDKKGVRVFSVGEFLSAAQIASYFSRLCMQKKKKSGETLNEEDFEAAEFENNFQHLTTLAKQ is encoded by the exons ATGAATATCAACACACCCGTGGTTTTTGAAGCTAGTGATGTTAATGATGTGATAGCAAGTGATAACAATCTG GATTATTCCTCACAAAGCACAGAGTCAACAGTTGAAACGAACTCTCAGGGTAGTGAGTGGATTCCTTCAAGCCAGGATTCAGAGACTTCTCCTAATGCACTTAAAAGACAAGCCCTTGACAGTTTTCTGGAAATGTGTGGTGTGAGTCCAGTAAAGAAAACTCTTACAACTTCATGGCAAGACTCTTCAGAACGAACCAAGTCAGACTACATTAGAAAGTCCAAACAGATATTTACAGAGGTCTTGAAGGTACTAACACCTGGTCAGGAAGACATTGTGTCTGAAATTGTACTTGCCAGTAGACAAGAAGAGACAGTCAATATGCTTGAGGTGGTTAGTCTAGCATATAAACAAGCAACAGATTGGGGTACACAGCGCCAAATTCTATCTCTTATTGCCACAGAGTACTCATTGAAAGAAATTGCCAGATATATTCCAGAACTTTCAAAGTATAAATATTCCATGGCAAGGAAACATTCACAGACAACTGGATGTGGACAACCACACACTCATACCATAGAAAGAAGAGAACATCTCTCAGACCTACAAATAAGTCACTTTTTGGACTTCATTATGTCTCCAGCAGTAATGACTGATGTCCCATTTGGAGAAATACATTTAAAGCTGTCAACTGGTGAAAAAATTGATGTGCCAAAGATAATTCTGAATAGTGTTAGAAGTAGAGTAGTAGAGCAGTACAGAAGCTTTTGTATGGAGTCTGATTTTCAACAGTGTGCCAGTGACAGAACTTATATGAGAATTCTTCAGGCTGTAGATCCAAGTATTCGAAAATGTATGAAAGGACTAGACAATTATGCAGCAGAAGGGGCTAAAGCATTTGAAGAATGCTGCAAGGTTGTGTCAACTCTTGGAAGAATCGGAATGGGGGCAGAGTGGACAGAAGACACAAAGTCAGCAATGATGGCCGCAAAACAATATCTTAAGATGGAATATAAA atGCATGTATCAAATCAGAGTGAAATTCCTGATCATTGCTGTCAGTTTGCATTAAGTCTTGGCAATGGAGAATTTTCTAGCTTCTGTGGACATCAACATGACAAATCATGTAGTAACTGCGAAGGCCTGCGAAAAGCAATAGACTCTATTGAGAATGCTGTTAAATCTTCAAAAGTTCAGTATGAATCTGAAGACCAGAAAGATGAGATTCAGTATACTTTTAGTCAG GGATGTAAAGCAATTGAAGAATggaaaaaacacattttacgCACGGTTAATCAAGATGGAGCACGTACCGAGATCCTCAGGAATTTATCAGAAGATGAAGTCTTTATAGAGCGTGATTGGGCCATGAAGTTTCTACCCATGGTGTACAG GGAATCTCAGTCTAAATGGTTTGCCAAAAGAGGAATCAATTGGCACATAAGTGTTGGAAGTTATCTCAAGAATGGAGTCATAAATAGCCATACTGTAGTTCATCTTTTTGATAATGCAACTCAGGATGCTGTTACTTCAAATGCTATTCTTCTAGACACCTTGAAAAAGCTACATGAAATAAATCCCATGTTGAAAAAGGCATACATCAGATCAGATAACGCTGGATGCTTTCACAGTTATTCCTCAGTATTTGGAATAATAGGCATTAATAGAGAAAGTCCTATTTCTGTGTCAAGAGTTGACTTTGCAGATCCTCAAGGTGGAAAATCGATCTGTGACCGCAGAGCTGCTCATCTGAAATCAACTGTAGCAAAGTATGTGAATGAGGGGAATGATGTGAGGACTGCTTCAGAGTTTCTAGCAGCAATCAAGAACAGTAACTCTGTAAATACGTCCATTGTGGTAGCTACACCGTCAACTGCAAAACAGAATGTCAAGGTTTTGAAACAGTGTCCCTTGAAAAACATAACAAGTTTTTATAACTTCTTGTTTAAAGCAGATGGAATGGAAGTTTGGAAACAATATGGCATTGGCAGTGGTCAGTTTATTCCATACCGATTTTGCTTTGAAGATGATGTAGAAGTGTATGAAGTCGAAATTGTTGAGAACTTTAACACAGTGTTAAGATTAAAACCAGTAGTCATGGGGAAAGAAAAGCTTGATGATAATGCTGACAATGTTGACCAGCCAGCAGCAATGCAACCAGATGATAATCAAGAAGCATTCGAGAATGGTCTATTTTCATGTCCTGAGACAAACTGTCGGTCTACCTTTACAAAGTATGGAAATCTGATGCTTCATCTTGATATTGGAAACCACTCGTTGATAAAAAGTTCCCTTTTATTATCTGACAGAGCAAAATTATCATATTCTTCTAAGATTGAGCAAAAATGTATCACAATGCCACAAATGGATCCAAAGGAAATTTTGTCAAATACAGCAGAATTGGAAAAGGGATGGGCTTTGAAATGCAAACGGGAGATCAAGAGGTTCTCTGAAAGACAAAAAAGTTTCCTGATACAAAAGTTTGATATGGGTGATAAAAGTGGCATGAAGTGTGACCCAGAAGATGTGTCTGCTGAAATGAGAACTGTCAGAgacaaaaaaggagtcagagtTTTTTCTGTTGGAGAATTTTTATCAGCGGCACAAATAGCAAGTTATTTCAGCAGGTTGTGTATgcagaaaaagaagaaaagtggTGAAACGTTAAATGAAGAGGACTTTGAAGCTGCAGAATttgaaaataactttcaacATCTGACGACTTTAGCAAAGCAGTAG
- the LOC128175773 gene encoding uncharacterized protein LOC128175773: MFDCQKLDHNCSIKHCIFNFWFSRVEEVSPEIVDSVEEVVSDDGSKNLSSYSEHSRNCSNIAKYNWKVERSVYRNIGKITVIKKDNNLGATFSLEDEEECVIGSGRECDIEVSLKNVDKIHAVVAVGRSKAYLTNYSKSFPVVLNGKPIEIGQELNDGDMLMIGGRKFLFNYEKRLENYSEDSEGSEDSEGSENSEESMEWSDPEDPDYEMDSDAGSMTSEECSEKRQEEEYECVSDSESDIIPYTASFQIINQDEKVSSTSDSNSATKQQKRKVKDSKTEIISSSIDEEVDVQHSSNKMGIRVWDKDMELL, from the exons atgtttgattGCCAAAAATTGGATCATAATTGTAGCATAAaacattgtatatttaatttttggtttAGTAGGGTAGAAGAAGTGTCCCCAGAAATTGTTGACAGTGTTGAGGAAGTTGTGTCAGACGACGGATCAAAG aATCTCTCCAGTTATTCAGAACACAGTAGAAATTGTTCCAACATAGCAAAATACAATTGGAAGGTAGAAAGAAGTGTATATAGAA ATATTGGAAAAATTACTGTGATTAAGAAGGATAACAATTTAGGAGCAACTTTTTCTTTGGAGGATGAAGAAGAATGTGTCATTGGAAG TGGAAGAGAATGCGATATTGAAGtgtccctcaaaaatgttgaCAAGATTCATGCAGTTGTTGCAGTTGGAAGATCAAAG GCTTACTTAACAAATTATAGTAAAAGCTTTCCTGTTGTTCTCAATGGAAAACCAATTGAAATTGGCCAAGAATTGAATGATGGAGATATGCTGATGATTGGTGGCAGaaaatttctgtttaattatgaaaaaa GACTTGAGAATTATTCAGAAGATTCAGAGGGTTCAGAAGATTCAGAGGGTTCAGAAAATTCAGAGGAATCAATGGAGTGGTCAGACCCTGAAGATCCTGATTATGAGATGGACAGTGATGCAGGCAGTATGACATCTGAAGAGTGTAGTGAGAAAAGACAGGAGGAAGAATATGAATGTGTTTCAGATTCAGAATCTGATATTATCCCTTATACAGCATCTTTTCAAATCATAAACCAGGATGAAAAAGTTAGTTCAACATCTGACTCAAATTCAGCAACTAAACAACAAAAGCGAAAAGTTAAGGACTCAAAAACTGAAATTATTTCAAGCAGCATTGATGAAGAAGTAGATGTTCAGCACTCAAGTAACAAAATGGGGATCCGTGTCTGGGACAAA GACATGGAACTCTTATAA